AAAAGCATAAGCCTATTCACAACAAACCAGAAGATTTTGGATTGATCCTTTTCACCAGTGGTACATCTGGTACCAAAAAGGTGGTTCCACTGACAATCCATTCTATCATCGCCGGTATCAGCTTCGTGATAGACTCATGGGGACTGACTGCATCAGACATATGCCTGAATATGATGCCCTTGTATCATGTGTACGTGTAAATCTGAAGCTGAAAACCTATTTGTGAAGCCGTTAGCTAATAACTGTTGCAGTGGTGGCTTGGTAAGAAATATCTTTGCTCCAGTTTTCTCTGGAGGCTCAACAGTGTGCTGTCCTGCATTCGATCCCAATTTATTTTGGGATGTTGTCCAGGATACTCCTGTTACATGGTATTATGCCTCTCCGTCAATGCATTCTGTTGTCTTGGCTGCGGCTTCGGAACGATTGGCTGCTCTGCAGCAGAGCCGTATCAGATTGGCATGCAATGCCGCAGGGGGTCTCCTGCCGTCACTGGCGTGTCGACTTCGGGACACGTTCAAATGCACAGTTCTTCCCAGCTATGGGATGACCGAGTAAGAGATGTGAAGATTCACTACTGTTTAGAATGCGTATTGACATATCAACTAGATGTATGCCTATATCAACACCGCCGCTCAATTACAAACTGGACAGAGAGGGTACGTCAGGTATCAGTACAGGACCAGAAATCTCGATTCTCGACTGGTCAGACGCATCGGTCCAAACTGGTACCGTGGGGAGAATATGTGTCCGCGGTGAACCTGTCTTCCCTGGGTACCTCAAACCAGACGGAACCCTAGATAGATCGCCATTTAGTTCAGATGGCTGGTTTGATACGGGCGATCTTGGTTATATGGACAAAGACGGATACCTTTACATCACGGGAAGGAGCAAAGAGGTTATCAATCGAGGTGGTGAGCTCATCTCGCCGTTTGAAGTCGAGAATGCAATTATGCGCTCAGCCATGTCACCAGGATCACCACTGTATGGACGAGTCACCCAGGCCCTTGCCTTTTCCGCGTCTCACGATGTACTACAAGAAGTGGTGGCTGTGGTGTTGGTCAGTCCGCTGAACGTTCCTCGCACCGACCTGAAAACACTGCATAATTCACTGCGGTCGTCACTGCAGCAGGCGAAGTGGCCAGTACTTGTTACCTATATGGATGATCTCCCAAAGAGGAACAACAAAGTGCTGAGGATAAAATTGAGCCAACGATGCGGGATACCAGAACTGACGGACGATATGCCGTACTTGAGCAGGCATTGGCAGGCCACATGTCCCCTCCCCGACACTGACCTGTCAGTCCCCATTGAGTCGTCGCCGTGCAGCATTGACCATGAAGCATTGTCAACTTGTCTAGAAAGTGTGGTGCCTACTGGATTCAGGCATTATTATAGGCAGCACAGTATCAGGGGCACGCTGGAAGCCTTTATCAGTCCGGTTGAAGGTAGCTCAGGGATGCTGGATTACCAGGCAGACGCATTAAAAGCCCAACTGGCCAAATGCCTTCACGGATACATGGTTCCGGAACACATACACTTTTTACCGGATCCCCTACCCTTTGACCATTCTAGCGCGGTCGACAATGACGCGCTGGATGAACTACTTGCAAAACTGGGCGGTGGTGCCTCCTCACAGGAACTTGAAGCATCCACGCAAGGAAGGGTTAGAAAAGTCTTTGCTGATGTCTTATGCCAGCCACCGAGGGATATAGCACTTGATGTTGACTTTTTTACCCTTGGAGGGGATTCCCTAAAGGCAGGACGTCTCGCATCAGCATTGCGGTCTACATTCAACATTCCGATTCCCATCAGCCTTGTCTTCAACCAAGGAACTGTTTCTGTTATCGCCACATTTATTGACAAAATGGCAGAGTTTGCACCAGCGGATATTGTTcatgaagaaaaagttgGATGCTCAACGACCCACAGTTCTACCAATCCTGTACTTATGTTGCTTCAGCTGATCCCCCTTGCTGTCATATATCCCCTACGCCGTGCTGTCCAGTGGACTGCCTTTATCGTTGTCATGAGTTACGTGCAAAGATGGCCCACGAATCAACATACTATAGGCCGGCTGTTTAACGTGGCGGTATCAGTCATGTTTGCAAAATTCATCATCAGAATCATATCACCCCTTTTTGGCATTGTTGCTAAGTGGCTCATTATTGGCCGTCATCGTGAAGGACTTTATCCCATGTGGGGAGTATACCACACGCGCTGGTGGATGGTCCAGAAGATTGTAAGCATTTGTGGAAAAGGGATTTTTAACACCAATGACAGCACAAAACGGCTGTACTACCGACTGATGGGGGCGAAGATTGGCAAAAATGTCAAGATTACTGGCACTTCTCTTGGTGAATGGGATCTTCTCGACATCCGAGACAATGTAACCCTTACACGCTGTCTATGTCGTCCATTCGCAGTTGAAGGCAACACATCCATGTATCTGGGCCGAATTGTTATTGGAGAAAACGCCTCTATTGGTGTCTCCTCGATAATAGCACCAGGATCTATAGTTCCCCCGAATACTTGCATAGGGCCGAATTCTTCTAGCTgggagcttgaagatgctgctgaagagaACCGAGATCTCTCGCCTAGCCAAGCAGTAAAACCTCATATACTACTCACCTGTTTTCTTACTGTACCGCTTGTTGTCATCTCATGGGCCTTATCGATGCTACCTTGGATGGGTGGTCTTGTCGGTATGGTTGGAGACATGGCCTTGACAGACGCTTCAACAGTGAGGGATATCCTTGATTGGTTTTCCGATGCAAGGCGAGTAGGATTCCACTCTCTTGCCTTGATACTGCGCACTTCTATCAGccccttcatcttctttgcgtTTGCCGTACTCGTGAAATTGCTGTTGGATGCTTTGTTGGGAAAGATGACCTTCGGTACAGCGAGAGACCGAGGAGCGATTACTATTTGGCGAGCTGCGTTGATGAAGACCCTATTACCAGTATCACGCCTGCACGATGTGACATCCATGTTTGGACAACATTATGAAGCAACATCTGTAGCCGTACGGCTGCTTGGCGGTCGAGTTGGCAAGCGAGTCTACTGGCCAGGTACGGGCCCCAGCATTGGTGACTACCATCTCTTGGATATTGGGAATGATGTCGTGTTTGGCTCTCGCTCCCATCTTATCACCTCAGATGGTATTGGCTCCGAGAAGATTACTATTCAAGATCGTGCCATGATAGCGGATCGGGTGTGTCTCCTCCCAGGTGTGACAGTCGGCGACCACACCACTATGGGCTCTGGCGCTTTGACACGCCGGGGGAAATCATACCCATCTGGAGGCACCTTTGTGGGCTCCAAGGGTCGTGATTGTGTCCATCTTTCTGGCGGCCATAGCACAGGATacgatgagaagaagccggtTCAGCACCGCATGCGGCACATGAGCAGTGATGATACTCTCGCTGGCGTCAACGTGGACTCGAAAAAGAGCTCCACACAAACTAGGATTCAACGCACGGGCAGCGAAGAAACGCTAGCTGAATCACGCACTTCAGGAGTGAAGAAAAGCAAGACACGCCATGGTAGCCCAGAGGAAGTTTTCACATCCTCTGAGAGCGATACATGTGATAGTGGATCGGAAACGGCGGAGGCAGACCGCATGTCCCCATTTGGACGTGCGTTCCATCTTAAACTTGCGCCTTATTATGTCCTGGGGCCATTTATTATCTTCTGCTATTCTTCCTTCATCACCGTCTTCACATCATTTTATTGGAATGTACCGACAGTGGCCTGTGTACAGCTGGTTGATTATCTCATGAACCTGTTCATATCTCGTGAAATCGCTATAACGTTCGATGTTTTCGTGCTTTTTCTCGTAGCTTGGGCTGGTATCGCGGTTTTATTCACAACCATGGCTGTACTGGCGCTCCTCATTGTCATCGCTAGTAAATGGATCCTGCTAGGACGCCGTGCGCCTGGAAACTACGATTGGGATAAATCTTCTTATTGCCAGCGGTGGCAGCTCTTCCTGAGCATCGAACGGCTTCGACGCCACTGCTATCATAGCCAAGGAGTCCTGGGGCTCCTCACGGGGACCAGCTGGATTGTCTACTACTTTCGAGCATTGGGGGCCAGCATCGGCAAAGATTGTGCCCTTTTTGCCAACGGCAGCCCAAGTTTGATGTTTACGGAGCCCGATTTAATCACTTTGGGGGATCGAGTTTCCATTGACGATGCCAGTGTCGTGGGTCACATCAACACTCGAGGCAAATTCGATCTGAATAGACTGAGCATAGGAGATAGATGCGTGATGCGGTCAGGGAGCAGACTACTCAGCGGCGCCACGATGAAGAATGACAGCTGCCTTTTAGAGCATACGCTCATTATGGGTGGCGATGTAGTAGAAGAGAATTGGACAATGCAGGGATGGCCTGCCGAGAGGCATACCGGGAAACGCACAGCTATTGAATAGGGTCACCAGCTGTTGGCTGCGATTgagctgagattgatgcttgCCAGTCATTGATGAGTagaaggcaaaaaaagaattggGCTTCATCTTGCTGAGAGAATTTGGTTCGAATTGCGATATGGTATGGAAATGAAGGCTTTAGATAGATCTTAATAAATATACTTGATATTTCTCTGATTGTGGTAACGAACAAGTAGCAGTTTATAACAATGCCTCGTACCGCCTAACATTGGTGATTGTCTCCATCAATAGCCAATGGTGTTCGTAATGGATTTAATTGGTTGCACTTACAGCGGTGCTGACCTCTTTTCGCTCACCAGATGTTCGAGATGCCCCTTTGGAGCACACCCACCTGGCCTACGCGAATGTCGAATGAATGCAATGCGCATACATGATCCAGATTATCGTTATTATCGTCATTATTATTCAAGACGTTGTACTTTTAGTTTTGAGAATTGCCAATAACTTCGCTGAGAGACGCCGATATCAACCCATGTGTTCCTTTACTCGCCTGCACTGCCCTGGAGACAAGTGACTGATGATTGTAAGAAGCTGCCGAGGGCAGCCGACCTTTGAACCACAGATTTGTGATCTCATCTCTGTTGGGTAGGTAGGCCACGCAGCAGGCAGCAAGAATAGACTCATGCTCCAAAGCCACCGGGTCAAGCACAATTGACGtttcatcgccatccttgCCCGCTACCAAGGCGGCCACTCCTCCGGAGACGGTGTCGACGCAATCGATACCTGCGTCGGCAATCGCTGCAGAAGCGACTGTGATACACCCACCTAGCACGTTCATCACATCCCATTCTTCGACTCGCCGCTCCACTGCATCCTGGCGAGTCGACTCTCCCTCGATAATGGTCACTACGACATCGACACCACTTTTGGGCCATCGGTCGGCAATCAGGGCACCGCGAAGAGCCGTTTCCAGATGCGTGCTGAGATCCTTTTCGCTTGAGTCACGCAGATAGCCTCTGCGCTGTTTCGTGGCGAAAGGGGCGAACTTGACGTGAGTTGAGAGCACCATATAAGGAGAGAATGGCGCAGAGCGTGGGAGAGACCTGGGCCCATGAACGGTGCATGTTAGCTTCATGCCAGAGCCATACTCGCCTTCTCTTGGCTCAATTTCCAGATAGGCTGAGCCAGATGCGGATGGTGTAACTCCTGTCTTGAGATCTGGAGTGAACAAAGTCTTAGTCTCCAGTAACAGCTATCTCATCATAAGAAGGGCTCTCACAAAGTGGCCGAATAGCATCGGGCGCTCGTTGGCGGCGCGAAACTGCATCCAATTCGCCATCGTCGTAAACTGGCGGTAAACTGGAACCTCCTGGTCCATTTACTCGTCTCCGATCTGCCATGATGATTTATTTGCTGGCTGCATgtccttgagcagcagcgTGAAGAACTTTTTTGCCCTTCAAGTGAGAAGCTCAGAGGCTGGGCCCACTGTATTTTACTAGGGGAGCTCTCGTTGTtctgagaaagaaaaactgCTATTGCCTGATGAGGCATAACTCAGGTACGTACTATTCTACCAGCAGCTCCGGAATTGGAGGCGCTATTTGATTAAGCGGGTGGGGCACTCGTATATATGCATATCGATATGGCAGCTGCCCACTCACTACAAATTCTTGCGCGCTGaaatttttctttgcatCGCAGCAACCTTCTTCACTCAGCAGCACAAAAGTGCCATGGCTAATTTCTGCCTGCGTTGGTGAATACTGCTGCAGTCATATATCAAAAGGACATGGTATATGACGCAGCTGCAGTTGAAAGGGTAAGCAATTCCTGCACATGCCTCATCGTTCGACGGCGCCAGCCAACTCGCATTTCACCGTCCACCAAACATCTACATGATGATTTTACACACTTTTCTGTTCCCGCGAACCCTGAGCGCAGAACTAACATGCATCACCATCTGACCAATCACTTTCTTCTACCAATCATGCTATACACATGATACATCAGTCAACTAACGCTGGACTGCTTAGGATATTCTAACTGCTGCTATTGCTGCTGGATACTCGCCTGAGCGTTGTACTAATGTCATATGGTAAgcttgattttttttctgcacTTCTTTTAAcgtcgatgatgagaaaCCTTTTTTCAGTTCTGCTTCTGAACACCCTGATGACTCCTAAATTACCAAACCAAGATCTCTGATATCATCTCTAAAACCAACTGTCATGTTTCAACCTTTGCATGTTGTTACAAGTTGCTAACCTTTCTTCTCTACCATGTAGTAATGCCTCGATAATCATTCCTTCTAACTCATGCCACTCAAGCACTTCGCAAATTGGTAAGTGAAAAATTTTCTGCTAGCCGAACCTGGCTCGAGATGTAGAGTGATGAAAACAAGTCTATCCATTCAACGATCTCGTCTAAGCCAAGTCGTTCTTCTTTCATGGTACATGTTTACGCATACTACCAGGGATGGAGTTGTCCACTCGATGTCATACGGCTCTCGTTGTCTTGTTTGTGGGGGGCTCGTTTTGAGTTTTCTGCAGGCGAGGCCGGCTGGACGAATGAGTAAACCGGCTTTCTGATATGCTTCTCTCGACGCTTCTTCGGTGTACATTGCTGCTGGAGGTTTTCGAAGCAATGCTAACACCTGGAAAGACTTCATAGGCGCGCTGAGAAGACGATTCAGTGGAACGCATGTTTGACGTTCCGTTCTAGCTCAATCATCATATTTACGTAGCGAGGTAAGTCGTAGAGGCTCGAAATCAATTCCCACCAAGCAGgctctttgtctcttggATAAAACTGTTATTGCAGGGCCCCTGTGGGAGATCCCTCCTTGGGGATGTCAGGATTTAAATATTATCTttgagaaaatgaaaaagaaagaataataaaattgCAAGACTTATGTCCCTGACTGGCTACAATTCATTTTGTGATAATTCGTGGTCTGTCTCAGCAAACAAGCCATGAGTATGTGAATACCGAAATTCACGTAGAAACGCTTTCGTGGAGGCGCAGATGAATGAGGTGGGCTAGAGCAAGTACCCAATATACCTTACCTTATGCTTAAGTCATAGCACCTCAGATACCAGCCTTTGAAGTTTGGCTTTTCGAACATCCAAACTAAAACTCAACCTAGGACCAGCGGCACAAACAGAAGACTGCGAGAGGTGTAGAATTCCATCAGCGCCTGGCATTTTGTTCTATTGCGCATCACTCACTAATGGTTCCCATCATGCATGAGTCTTTGCTTGGCGAAGCCAATCGCGAAAGGCTGAGTGCGCTTCAATCTGGTATGTCTGGAATATGATCATGGCCGTCAACCTTACGCTTGTCCACTGAACGATGCTTTTTCTGTAGAAATAAGCCAAAAAAATGAATTAAGTCTGCAGGATATCTCATCCAAACTACTGGATGCAGTTGCTACAGAGGTGACACTACCAACCCATCTTCGGCTAGCTGTCGCATCATCTCACATTGCATCATCTCCCATGTACAGGCACTTCGCGATGTAGGCCTAGAACTCTTCGACCGTGTTAACACTCTGTTGGTCACTCGTGCGGGCattcaagaagagcagcgagcCCTATCGGTCCCAAATGAAGAGATTTTGCATGTACGAGGCCTCGTTAGGCCAATAGCCGAAAAGCTAATCAAACCCCCCATGGACAGCACAAATAATACCGGGCAAGGTAAGAGCCATCTCCTTGTGAAGTAAGATGAGGAATACATACTAAAGCACCCCTGTGATTTAGCTGTCGACTATACTGCTCGCTCTTTGGCCGCTGAAGTTGGCCTGGCACTACTGGTTctcatttctcttctctgcagCTCATCGTCAGAGCCTTTCACTCTCGATGACACAACCTTAGTATATATTGTTACGTATACTGATAAAGATGATGCCTGGACAACTGAAGAATCCTCACGGCTTGCCGCTCGCCTGGTGGAAATCAGCCTGGCCGATGATAAACTAGATACGTTCATTACCCAGTGTTTGCTCCATGATACGCTTCGGCCTCTATTTTCCAAATCATCTGCCAGGTTAAGCGCCTCCGGAAGGCCATCGAAAATCTCTCAGCCGCCCAGTGGCATGCAACCTAAGACATCActtgacatcatctcccaGGAGCATGAAAAACTTCATGCTGCATCAAGTTTAAAATGGGGAATTATCTCATGCAGTGTATGTTACAAACTCATTGAGTAACCCGAGCAGAAAAACTAATTCACTCTTAGAAAATTGCTGTGGGCCGTCACTGGCCTTTGTTTCTTCCGATCCTACTCTCACTAGCTGAAGACCACAATACGGCCGTAAGGGTTAAAGGGCTGAGAATTCTTGGCTACTTTCTAGACAAATGCCCCTCAAACACAATACTATCTGCCGGCGTTGACAACGTCATACAGGACGCAGTTTTCCCTACACTGCTATTTTTACCCTCCACGACACCTGAGAATGAGTCTATAGAACTCCTATATCCAGCGTATCGCGTCCTCCTTCAGGTAGCACAGCTAGATCCAGATGCAAAGAGTTTACGAAGACGGCGTTTCCTCGACAAGCTTCTGAGAGATGGGATCTTTGTGGGACATTATCACGCCTCACAACATGCCCGAATTGTTGAAGTTCTTATGAACATGACAAAAGATATTATCTCATGCTTGGGAATCTTCACGGCCAAGCACCTTCAGGTAAACATCATTGGCATTGTCAATATCATCACCGTAGTGTACTGACAGCTTTCGGGCAGAACCTTCTTCAGTTGTTTTCTACGACGCTATCCGATCCTTTTGCCTTGGCGTACCCGCCATTAGTCTCTGCAACTACGGAAGCTTTGAATGCAACGTTGGTAAACTGTTGGCCAAGAATCTCCTCACCTAGACATACCGATCAAGTACTTCACATGATTTCACTGTGCTGGCTCAATCTTAAATCTTCACAGCTACCGACTGAAGGTATAGACCAGGTTTCAACACATCTTATTCATACATCGACAATCCTGCAGTCTCTATGGAATCGAGAAGGCTCTGCCCCTCCTGCGCAATTGACCGCTGTGTTACAAAAAGAGCCTCGACTTGTCGAATTAATCCCCAATATCCTGAAATAGCAGAGCGTGCGGGATATTTGTTTATACCTGTAACGAGGGTCGGATAGCGTTCAATCCAGAGGTTGCTGTTTGAAGAATGATTTACCCCGAAGCCACTTCCCATAGGCCTTGTATCTCTTCTTGGGTGCATCCTCTTCGGTAACGGTTAGGGGATTTTCGCCTATTTTAACGAGCTCTGAGTAAACATCTGCATCCTCGTCGATACCTGTCACCATAAGGCCTTGATCAAGCCAAGTGCCATCGACATAATCCTTATATTCTGATGAGTCGATATCTACAGGGGTATCGCTAGAGACGACGAGCGGGAGGTTTTGTGGATGACGAATATAACGTTCATAATCTTCCGCCTCGTGAGGCTCTACGACTGGGTTCAGAGCGTCCTTTACCGCCTTGGTAAATGTCCACTGCGTCGTCTTAGATTTTTCGAGATCCGACGGCTTCTCCTTCAATGTGTCCGCCGAGAGAGAAGCTTTGGCTGGCGATATGGTGCCAGGACCACTGTAGATGCCCCAAATCTCCCTGCTTTGCGACCCCCCCTGCGATGGTCGTAGCCAGTCGTTTCGAGACACATCCCTTCCTGTTACTCTGTCAGAGGGTATAGACGAAGCATTGTCCCCCATGTCTGGCGAGAGCGTCTGTTGGCGGTAGGTCTGAGTCGAGACTAGCGATTcagatggtgatgttggctCCTTCTttacttttctcttctcgagATCGACATCACCATCAGTTCGGACTCGGAAAGGGCTGAGATCATATCTACCGTCCTGAGTTGCCTTCAGAGGTATATACTTTATGGTAGAGTTCATCTTGTACGCAAACATCTTAGGGAAGGATGATAGAGTAGCTGGTCGATAGTACTCTAGCCAGTAATCATCGAAGGATTCTGCGTTCTTACAACGGCGAAGAGCGGTTGGCGCGACAAATGGCGGGATTTTCCGTTCCTCGAGATAAGCTGGTGTGAACCAATTGATGTAATTAGGCCTTCCCGCCTCTGTCCATTCCTTCGGGCTGGCGTGGTGAAGGTAGTAGTCTGTTGGCAGATCCCAGAGCATGGGTTGACCATGTGAGAAGATATAGTTGCCAAGAAAGAGATTGTATGCCTCTTGTCGCTGACTGTCAAGGAACGAGTTGTTGTAATATCGCTTGAAGCTCTCTATCATATCTCGAGAGTGGCTGGTCCACTGATTGATCTTTCGATACGTTTCCATCGTGTTGACGAGCTGAGAACCGCCGTACTGTACCGCAATTGTATCTCCATGGTCATGCCACATGTGGGTGAAGAGATTTACAGCATCTGTATCGTACTCGACAGAGGTGTTTTCAAGTATTCCAAGGGCGTGAAGCTGATGGCCCAGCGCACGCTTGCCGATGACGAACTGCGCGGCATTTGTGCGATCTAAGCAGTCGATACAGTTGGTGCGAGCAATGCCGTTCTGGGCCGTCAGGGGGGTTGTGATTCCGTCGCCGTTTTGAAAGAAGCCGGTTGTTTTCAGTACTGACTCGGCGATGGTTTCCAGATTCCCAATGACATCGCCGCCACGAATCTTGGACGCACGGCTCATGTCCCACGCCTTGTGTATGATCTTCTTATCGGTTGGCAGGAATTGGTTGAGATAGTCTATAGCATGTGTATACTCTGCTAGCAGCTTTGACTCTCTAGGCGTTCTTTCTCTGGATTTGATAAGGTTGAGAACGTATATCGGAGCACCGTACCGCTCAAATAGATTGTCGAAATGGAGAGCGGCGGCGCTGTAGAATGGATCTACCAGATTAAGTTCAATGGGCGGTTTCGGAGTCACGCCAGTGCTGTCCTGGGTCCAGTACAGAGGTATGCTTCCACGATGCTGGACGTATGAGGTGTACTGAGGACTGCAGTACGGCCTGGGACCAGGAGCGTGGAAGGATGTTGTCAAAGATTCAGCAACGATTTGCTCCGTCTCAACATCATTGGCGACATATCCCTGATATTGAGTGAGAAAGTGATGATGTTAGTGTTAATGGACATCCACAACTTACTAGGTCGTTTGCACCTCGTTTAAGGAAGCGGGCACCTGCAAAATATCGTGACCGCCTGGCAATCACAGTGATATGAGCAGTTCGGCCATATATTGAAAGTGCTGTGCCTCGTTAGTTAGCAGTACATGTAGGCTGGTAACGATTAATAACTTGCCTGCTTGGTCTATGTATCCATGTATGATGGGCCGGCACCAGTCGTATGGGTCCTGAAGTACGTTGACGGCGGGCTCCAGCAGATAGTTATTCCACACAAACATCGAGTTGAGATCTTCATTCGGCCAGGGTACAGTGCCATTCGCTAAAGATGCCCTCTCTCGTGTAATATTGTGCTGGAGAGTTCGAGTAATGTCATATGAATAGCTGTAGTAGAATGACTTGGTCAGGTCCAGTGTGTTCAAGATGGTTAAGAAGCGCTGTTCCTCTGGTTTGTTGCGAACATCAACCTTGGAGCGTCCCGGCGTCAGCGGTATCAGCTCAGTCCCTTCTACCTGGTGGATGTAATGGCCCCCAATCATGGCAACAgtgctcttcttggtgatgaGAAGCATGTAATACGGGCCTGTGAATTTGATAAAGCCAAGTAGCCCCCAGGTTGTACAGCGCAGCTTGATGCCACCAGATGCGCGGTTGCCATCATCGATGGTGTCGAGGAGCTGATTCACTTCTCTGAGGCTGTAGATGATCTTGTCATCAGTGATATTCAGCTCGGCGCCTTCTGTAGTCCTGTCGATTTTCAAAATGCGATACCGCCTCTCACTCACATCCACCCCCACCATGTAGTAACGGCTGACAGTCTCGTAGAGGGTGAATTTGTGCATTTTGTAAAACGACGGTCCGTCGTCCTGGCTGCTTTCAGtgtcgccgtcatcgtcttcaGCCGTGGGGTTTGCGGCTCCTTGCGCGCGAGCCGCTGAATCAGGGCTTGAGACGCGGGCGAATGGTTTCGCCACGGCTGGCTCATCGTTGTCTTCTTCCGGTTCGCGACTCCATCCGTTGGCAGTATTGGGCGAAACGACACTGGGAGA
The sequence above is drawn from the Trichoderma breve strain T069 chromosome 5, whole genome shotgun sequence genome and encodes:
- a CDS encoding AMP-binding enzyme domain-containing protein: MPENAKSRRDKTLAQLVHDTLKLVKDSYKSFGSFVVPGPQPALRATTPGDHITHDGLRKFIDTFHLPTSGSGRKPVVAIALPNGPLLAATCIAVTTYYTSAPINPAAGAEQFRADVQQAGAQFILTTSDDCNRLGLRDAWVAAAGIEVLLMKWESNDRIDVKDLGGAALLPQKHKPIHNKPEDFGLILFTSGTSGTKKVVPLTIHSIIAGISFVIDSWGLTASDICLNMMPLYHVGGLVRNIFAPVFSGGSTVCCPAFDPNLFWDVVQDTPVTWYYASPSMHSVVLAAASERLAALQQSRIRLACNAAGGLLPSLACRLRDTFKCTVLPSYGMTECMPISTPPLNYKLDREGTSGISTGPEISILDWSDASVQTGTVGRICVRGEPVFPGYLKPDGTLDRSPFSSDGWFDTGDLGYMDKDGYLYITGRSKEVINRGGELISPFEVENAIMRSAMSPGSPLYGRVTQALAFSASHDVLQEVVAVVLVSPLNVPRTDLKTLHNSLRSSLQQAKWPVLVTYMDDLPKRNNKVLRIKLSQRCGIPELTDDMPYLSRHWQATCPLPDTDLSVPIESSPCSIDHEALSTCLESVVPTGFRHYYRQHSIRGTLEAFISPVEGSSGMLDYQADALKAQLAKCLHGYMVPEHIHFLPDPLPFDHSSAVDNDALDELLAKLGGGASSQELEASTQGRVRKVFADVLCQPPRDIALDVDFFTLGGDSLKAGRLASALRSTFNIPIPISLVFNQGTVSVIATFIDKMAEFAPADIVHEEKVGCSTTHSSTNPVLMLLQLIPLAVIYPLRRAVQWTAFIVVMSYVQRWPTNQHTIGRLFNVAVSVMFAKFIIRIISPLFGIVAKWLIIGRHREGLYPMWGVYHTRWWMVQKIVSICGKGIFNTNDSTKRLYYRLMGAKIGKNVKITGTSLGEWDLLDIRDNVTLTRCLCRPFAVEGNTSMYLGRIVIGENASIGVSSIIAPGSIVPPNTCIGPNSSSWELEDAAEENRDLSPSQAVKPHILLTCFLTVPLVVISWALSMLPWMGGLVGMVGDMALTDASTVRDILDWFSDARRVGFHSLALILRTSISPFIFFAFAVLVKLLLDALLGKMTFGTARDRGAITIWRAALMKTLLPVSRLHDVTSMFGQHYEATSVAVRLLGGRVGKRVYWPGTGPSIGDYHLLDIGNDVVFGSRSHLITSDGIGSEKITIQDRAMIADRVCLLPGVTVGDHTTMGSGALTRRGKSYPSGGTFVGSKGRDCVHLSGGHSTGYDEKKPVQHRMRHMSSDDTLAGVNVDSKKSSTQTRIQRTGSEETLAESRTSGVKKSKTRHGSPEEVFTSSESDTCDSGSETAEADRMSPFGRAFHLKLAPYYVLGPFIIFCYSSFITVFTSFYWNVPTVACVQLVDYLMNLFISPWAGIAVLFTTMAVLALLIVIASKWILLGRRAPGNYDWDKSSYCQRWQLFLSIERLRRHCYHSQGVLGLLTGTSWIVYYFRALGASIGKDCALFANGSPSLMFTEPDLITLGDRVSIDDASVVGHINTRGKFDLNRLSIGDRCVMRSGSRLLSGATMKNDSCLLEHTLIMGGDVVEENWTMQGWPAERHTGKRTAIE
- a CDS encoding 3' exoribonuclease family, domain 1 domain-containing protein codes for the protein MADRRRVNGPGGSSLPPVYDDGELDAVSRRQRAPDAIRPLYLKTGVTPSASGSAYLEIEPREGEYGSGMKLTCTVHGPRSLPRSAPFSPYMVLSTHVKFAPFATKQRRGYLRDSSEKDLSTHLETALRGALIADRWPKSGVDVVVTIIEGESTRQDAVERRVEEWDVMNVLGGCITVASAAIADAGIDCVDTVSGGVAALVAGKDGDETSIVLDPVALEHESILAACCVAYLPNRDEITNLWFKGRLPSAASYNHQSLVSRAVQASKGTHGLISASLSEVIGNSQN
- a CDS encoding tti2 family domain-containing protein, with product MHESLLGEANRERLSALQSEISQKNELSLQDISSKLLDAVATEALRDVGLELFDRVNTLLVTRAGIQEEQRALSVPNEEILHVRGLVRPIAEKLIKPPMDSTNNTGQAVDYTARSLAAEVGLALLVLISLLCSSSSEPFTLDDTTLVYIVTYTDKDDAWTTEESSRLAARLVEISLADDKLDTFITQCLLHDTLRPLFSKSSARLSASGRPSKISQPPSGMQPKTSLDIISQEHEKLHAASSLKWGIISCSKIAVGRHWPLFLPILLSLAEDHNTAVRVKGLRILGYFLDKCPSNTILSAGVDNVIQDAVFPTLLFLPSTTPENESIELLYPAYRVLLQVAQLDPDAKSLRRRRFLDKLLRDGIFVGHYHASQHARIVEVLMNMTKDIISCLGIFTAKHLQNLLQLFSTTLSDPFALAYPPLVSATTEALNATLLPTEGIDQVSTHLIHTSTILQSLWNREGSAPPAQLTAVLQKEPRLVELIPNILK